One Glycine soja cultivar W05 chromosome 7, ASM419377v2, whole genome shotgun sequence genomic window, CTTATGGTTCTATCTCCATGCAATCATTCAGTTTGTAGGATTCACATTTGGGCTTGGTACAGTAGTTCTTGGATTACAACTCTATTCCAAAATGCATGTCCATATACCAGCTCACAGAGGCATAGGCATCTTTGCTCTGGTACTAAGTATTCTTCAGGTTTGTCACTGACCCATATGTATAATATGTTCCGCGTAAAAATTTACTACGATTTTAGTCGTCATATTTACCAAAAGTGATGTAATTTTAGTATTTGGTCGTGGACTAAAAACATGTATTTCTGAGTAGGGGGATCATGCAGGGTGCGATATACATGTTAGCTGCCATGTAACTGATACTATCTCGTATTGGTACCTCTGGTACCCTTTTACATATACATTATATCTTTGGctgattaaaaaatgtatttctgAGTAAatgtaaagattaaaaatgtatTGAATTTTAATGGAGACAAAACTGATATTTCGAAATATTTTGAGGggtcaaaaatatattttacccaTGTCGGATGAGTACTATATGAACTGATTTTGTGCTAAATTCAGGTATTGGCACTCTTCTTGAGACCAAACAAGGATTCCAAGATCCGAAAAATTTGGAATTGGTACCACAGTTGGTTTGGAAGGATGGCACTTATATTTGCAGCCATTAACATAGTGTTGGGGATGCAAGCTGCGGGGGCAGGCAGTGATTGGAAGATAGGCTACGGATTCGTTTTTGGTATTATGGTTGTTGTAGCTATTGTTCTTGAAGTATTGGCTTATTTGAAAAAATCAGAGATGCGTTCTCTACCTCCTAACTTCCAATTGGACCCTGTTGGAGGAGCTACATTTCCAAGTAATCAAgcactttattttctttttttcattcccTGACTTTATATCATCTGTTTAGTGAAAATGGTGCTGAGAAGAAAATGCTTTAGTTTTATCTGATATAAACTATCTTATACCACTTTGATGAAGCAGGGGGAATGTGATTGCTGCTAGTTTTGCACTTCCACAAGCGTTGTCATTTGTTCCATTAAACCTGCCCATGTTAAATCACATACTGGTTCAAGTCTGTGTGTGGGCATATcatttgaattctttttggaatTGTTCCTTGATGACATTTCTGGGTGTGCTTTCCTGGTGTACATATAGGTGCAAAATGCGTATATAGCCAGCTAGAAGTTTGCCAAGTTGGACAATCCATGCTTGGCCTTCTCACTCAACTTCACGagattgaattcttttggcTTGCTTTTTCTTCATCGGATTTCTGTTGCTTGGTCAAGAATGTAAATTACTATTCATATGAGCTTCCATTTACCGCTACATTTTTTGTGATTCGtagctcttttttcttttttctggagATGTATGTATTGGAATTTAAGAATCATACTTTTCTCTTTGTTGAGTGACAAGATTACATTCATTCACCACCTTCTTCAAGACGGTTAGCCCTCTCTATAATTTGACAGGAACATACAAAGTTCGTAGCATTACCAGCTGTTTTACAATTTGCTAAAGATTTTCAATGTGATTCAGTGAAACCTttaaaatcaatcaataatCTGATATAAACTTGTGCGCTTAATTAGTCGGAGCCACTTACAAAGATCAAAcctaaaataagtttaaaataccTGGTTTAAAGATTGACAGCTATTATAAATCAAAACaaacttataattaaaagtaatttaatgtcattataaaaaaaattatgaaccgAATTttcctttgattcttgaaacaaACCTTAATATTTCATACTTCTAAATTTTATCGTACATATCAGCAGTATGAAGCAATTTGACGTGTACACACTACGTACCCACACGTACATATATATTCACAATGAAGCATATAGACACAcctcaaataatattaggaAGTTACGAGTTACCTTGACTGTCCTTGAGAATTAAGATACTGAGTGATAGGCATATTAAATTCAAGAATAGAGCTAAAATTTTGGCTTTATGTATTTAAACAAATAATGATTTTCATTAATATGACGTTCCTTCACATCATTTCAATTGTAACAACTAAATATTAACTCAATCAACAAAAAAGAACTACTACTACCACATAACAACatattaagaaattaagaaagttTATGCAATTgaacaaaattattatcaaaGTCATTGATAATGttgttacaaaaaaataataattagaacGATCCATCAGTCCCGTAATTCATTATATCAAAATTGTCTAACTACATTGGGAACCAAAATTTTCACCTTGAAGGCACCTCAGAAACCCCGAAACTGACTGCGATGAACCTGTAGACTGAGCAAGAGATTAGCATGAATGCTGCTGCACAGGAAACTTCGTATTTaagcaaataataaaaaaaaaaagtgggtttCAGTGCATTGCAGAAACATAAAACTGTGATTTCTGCGGAAAAGGAACCAATAAAACAGCTCTAATTTTTGCCAGTGAAATAATACCTTATATTAATGAAGAAAAGCCTACAATCCTCCATCTTAAATAGACACAGATATCTGGAATATTTCATGAAATTGAATGATTAGACAGTCAAATCTGATTTGCATTGTCAAAAAGATCCATTGATTCCTAGtttctcttcaaatttcaaatatataaagtTAACTTTCAGCAGATATAAAGATATGGAAGTGGAAGACCTACCGGAAACCTCCCAAAAGATAGTGCAGCTATGAAACTTGAGCTGATACAACAGGGCACTTTGTAATTCAATTCCAGAAATGATGGAAATACCAGGTCTCTGTTGTGCAAAATTATGAGAACTTCTTTACCCACAATTATTCTGCAACAtttcattagtaacaacaaagaACTGTGGACTATGCAGTAGCTGTACAATCTTTACTAGAAGACAAATTCATAGACTTGGTAGCATGACTTCCTCTAACCACACGGTTATAAATAACCTTAAATGACTGTGAGCCATTAGGTCGAGTAAGCAAACTTATTGGCATTCTCAGAGTCTGCTTTCGATTTCTTCTTCCCCGAATCAAAATGCTAAAGGTTTTCTCACCATCCATGTTAGTTTCACTACTGCTAGAGCTGCCATTTGAACCAAAGTTTTGATTTTGCTTGTTCCCAGCATTTTCAGACCCGTGAAAATTCATATtaccattttcttttatattttctgaACCAGCTCTCACTGCTTCATCTTCACTTATCTCTGATGATAAAGTTTTTACCCCTTGATTGGAATCCCCAATACTGTCAATGTCCTCAGGAAGAACTGAAGCTGAACTTGGACTTTCAGAGCCATGACACAGAACTTGTGACTCTGAAATGGGATCACGGATTGGTTCAACAATAGGTACTGGAAGAGGAAATTCTACAGGATGACAACCAGGCCAAACAGCACTGGGACCAAACTTAGATATTGTTGGGTTCAAATATGTAAAATGATTGGCATGAAAGGCACTGCTAGTGACAGGATAGTTGCTAGGTGCTACTGATTGAGGCTGAGTAAAAGGAGGATACACAAATGGCAGCGGTTGCATCATGTTTGGTGTCGCTGGAGGTGATGGATATGCATGGTGCGGAGAGGAGCACATTGGGGCAACTGTGGGTAGCACAGTAGTAGGTCCAGGATGAACATTCATGTTTACTGGCCAGGGGCCAATTGCAGGAACTGCACTAGGACCAGAAGGAAGAGTCATATTCATGGCAATTGGTGCAGCACGTGCAATGGCAGGTGATGGGTTGAATGGAGCTGCAGATGCAGACAATTTCTTATATGGGATGCCCCCAGTATGACTCTGACTTGATGGTGATACATTGACCTTTAAATCCTCACCACCCTGAGAAGTGGGATTTGTATTATCACTAGGTTCTAAACTGGCAGATGAATTACTTGCATCAAGTTCTTGCTTGGAAGAATCCACATGATCATCTACTGCATGAATCAATATGCTGTTATCAACTGCTCCTTGAGCTTCAACATCTCCTGATTGCCCCTCAGCACTCATACAATTATCTTGCACAGCAACAATCAACTGAGTTTCTTCTTTCCCCTCAATAGCAACTCCAGTATCATCCTGTGAGTCATCTACAGAATCTGATAAAGAATCATCATTCTTCTCTTTAACCATATCATTTACCTCTGTCGGGGTTGGATCAACATTAACATTTCTATCAGCTTCAATATCTTCCTCTTCATGTTTTCCACCATCATGCTCACTGCTAACAGAAATCTCACTTTGAGGATTATAGACCTGAAACTTAGAGATTGTCCCTGGAGGAGCTAAGGCCACTTCCTTGTATGAAGGAGACTTTCCAAGACTAACAATAGACTTCTTAACTGGATTAGCATCAGTTGGATCAGGTTCTGGAAGAGAACTGAGCAGCTTATCCCCATTTTCTAATTTCTCATTTACACAAGGCTTGGAAGTTGAGGGCACAGACTTGACCCTGTATGTAACAGCTTTGACTACTTTCCTTCCAAATTTAGTACCTTGGGTGATGTTTACGGTATGATCATCTGTATAACTCCCATGTGAAATTGTCCGCTTCTTCAAGAAATAATACCTACTACTCGGATTAGGACTCCTTACAAAAGGAGATTCTGAGCCAACTTCCACATTCTTTTGATAACTATAAACTTTGCCAAGTGTTGCCCGTCTCTGCTTCAGTCTCCGGCCATATGAGCCAGCTGATCTTGGTCTTTGAACTGGTTGCCATCCATCCTCTCCTTCAGCATGTGCTTCAGACAAGATTTCATCATAAATTTGTGGCTTTTCGTCCgatatttgtttcaaaatagCTTGTTCCAAATCAGGTCCAGAGTTGTTTTCCTGCTCAGAATCTGCACTACCTACTAGTATGGGTATTTGTACCTCTTCATCTGAAGCCTCTTTTGGAATTTCTTTTGAAGATTCATCAGAACTTGACATCCCAACGTTTGGGTAAGACGTTGCTCTCACCTGcccaatattaaaatattaattatgtatgCATGTGTGTATGTATATTTATACTACAGGAGATGCGAATGTAGGCAAAAGGTGGCACGAGTAGCCAGTTCTCACAATAATATCAAGACTAACAGTTCCACGACAAGAAATAATTGTTCCATTAGGTATATGATCCCCCAATTACTTCTTATCCTTCTTATAACAGACTGGATTAATCTTGAAGATCATTccatatttattgaaaattacattttataagagtacaaagaaaatatgaaaatagagAAGATGATTTAGTTGGACCTTACAAATTACGATGTCACCCTTTATTCTTTTACTACACTATTTGCCTTTGTCAACTCAGAAATATGTCATTTTTCTGtacattgtttatttttcaaaaactgggtAGCTGACCAGATTTACAATTAAAGATTATTGATGCCTGCATCTCAGTATCTCACAGAGTAAAGTAAAAAAGCAATGCTTAgagcagagaaagagatcttatGACCCAGATGACAAATTCTCAGGTTCACTTTATCTTCAGCTTAAGAATATTTCTCAATAGTCAAGCCATAATAAAATACCCTATAGAGGGGTTCAAGTTAAACAAAGGCAACCAACAGTTCCATAATAAAATCCTGAAAATGCCTTAGTCAAACCCTTGTAGCTATATCAAAAGACAAATATAACCGACTGTTGGCAATGGTAATCAATAATCAGACACTCTTTTTATAACTGTTTGAAGACTCAAACTGATGAGTTGAACTTATCAAGACCAGTAAATCAGCAGCATACCTTTGTTATCTGGCTTCTTCTCTTTGCTGCTGCATCTCTCCCTTTAGTATTAGGATTAATGTAGTCAAGCAAATCTGACACACTGGCAAAttcaataaagataaaaataaatcattacaAAAGGTATCTGTAACTGTATCATATGAATATCTCAATATGTACAAACAAACATATCAACATTGACAAGTCAATAGGATAATATATCACTCTATGAACCATGGACAGACACATAAAATAGTTGTCTGTTTCAGGCACATGACTCTATGGGCcacatacaaattaaattttgctCTGTAGCAGTTTCTATGTCTGTACAGTGTCCATGTCTTTTGTCTTATGCATATTAGCATTGTCACTTTGAAATATGAAATGTGCATGATTGCATAAAAAGTACAGAAAAACATTCTTTATAAGTCAACAAAATTGAGCAGTTCATACAAGCCATAAGAACACCCAGGCAACTGTATCGAAAACTGACATCAACAGCAGACCTCAAAGGATGTAACAACCACAACCTTTCATACAAAAATTACATGATACAACTTCTAATATGATAACTTAAGAGAGTTGCTCCATAAAAGAcatcaaataaaatatgcatGAGAGAAGTACTTCCTGATGCAACAATTAGCCAATGAAGTATCAGATCCACATTGCCAAGGTTAATTTTATCATACCTAAGATGGCCTTTGCTAGCTATTGATGCATCAGGTTTTCGAGTACCATTTCGAGCAGCTTCTTGCTGTTCAAAAGCCTTGGACTCAAAATACTCAAGCCAAGCCGCAGCATCctgtcaaattataaaaaaaaaactatagatTATGCAAACAGTTATAATtcctcattcattttttttaaagaaaaagacaaattgAGACTGGAGCACCAATATATATAACCATAACAATGATACAAATCATTTAAACACTATTTTACAACATCATGTGAGACTTCAAACTACCAACTATATTACTTATAATTACAAAGTTGTGTTTGTCATTGTCTAAGCCTTATATTCAAAACCAATGAGTGTTTTCAGCACAAAGAACATACTATTGTGACAGAACAGTATACCTGTGTGCGCAAGTCATCAGGGCCAAGTTTTGCCCGCAGAATTTGCAAAGTTGTTTGCTCATGCTGGACACTCAATGGATATGCTTCCATCAATGAAAGTGCTATTGCTATTGCATGATAACTTGCAGCTGTCTGCAGAGGAAAAACATCCAAGAAGATGTAAGTGTTATAACACAGATGAGAAGTTTCATTAAACAAACAATACAATCCCTTAGGTTCCTATTATTTTAGTAACTTCTTTATGATCTGATTcagtttttttatgaatttaaatcaataaaataattataacaagTACTGGATTATAACAAGTACTGGAAATATCATCGTTTAATATTAAAGCAAAATCAACATTTTTTATCCAACTagctaacaaattttaaaaattatctaccATTTAACctcactatttatttattatgccAGGGGTATAGCACGCTAATTCATACAGATCCCACTGTCGACAATTCCTTGTTAAGAAATgttcaaaagaaaatttatatacaacattttgcataaagaatcataTAAAACAAACTTCATAATTTGTCAAAAtcagaaaaatgaataaaataaaacctgAATATGATCTGCACCAAGTAATCTTTGGTTGCACTTTAAAGCTTTGTGAAGATATCGGAGAGCAACATGTACATTTCCCAGACCTTCTTCCATCATAGCCACATTAATGTAAGTAGCAGCAGTGTTTGGATGAGATGGGCCACATGTTAGATGCAGAAGATATAAAGCACGCTTCACATACCTGATTGTAGATCCAAGTAATAAAAGGCTAAAtcagaagaaaaattaaaatgaagtaATCAATATTTCAAAACCTATCTTTACACTATCTGTGTTCATCAATACATAAATTTCTGTTaaggaggaaaaagaaaacCTAGATTATCCCATCACATAGAACACAGATTTGTAAACTTTATTTTCTCTCTGGATAAattcttcattttcaaattaaaaattaagcaagtattgtattaattcaaaaactaaattaaactttaaaaactcATGAAAagttagacatcactatattgcACAAGAGCAAAACATACTTCAGAGCCAGCTCGGTGTGTTGAAGTCTGTAATAGAAAACAGCAAGATCCCCATAGCTCTTCATGGTATCAGGATGATCCAGACCTAACTCTCTCTCGTTGATATCCAAAGCTTTTTGTTGATAAATTGTAGCCTGCGATTTAAGTAAAAAACTTGATGAATTGAAATCAAATCCTGAAACTCtactaaatcaaaaagagaaTAGATATTTTGGCATAAACAATGgctgaaatatttaattaaaatgcctATTGCATAAAGCAAACAAACAAGCCTATCCCACTGGATGGTGTCAATAACATGGACCAAAGAATGTCATTGACCATTGGGCCCTATTAAAAACCAAATTACATGGAGCCAGGTCCTTTTTAAAGGTTTTACCGGTAGTTTGCTCTGGACTATACCCTTCCTCTacttttaattgaattattttccATTTGATAAGATTTCAACagaatgtgaatttttttttttggtgaatataattatgtaaataatgGTTTCTGATGAAACAATGTCCACCAATACCAAAACATAAATGAGACAAATAAGACCTGATTGAAATCTCCAGTATGATATAAAACTACAGCAAGGAGGCTGTAGGCTCCCGCTGTCATCCGATGATAGGGACCACAAACTGCTACCAGCTTAGCAAGAGCCTGTCACCAACGAATTATAGCAGATATCACACAACAATTCTGAAATGAAATGTGTTGACTGTTGAAAAACCTTGTCCACAATTTGAAGATTTCCAAACAAAGGGTTCTGGATGTAGATACCTTTGTGCCATAGGTAACTGCATCCTCAAGCTTTCCCTTGTCTAAAGCAGTTTTGGATGACTCTAGGAGCTGCCTTCCATCTGCAGATGAGCATGCTGCTTGCTGCAAAGTATCAGCACGAGCATTAAGTATAAAGTTTGGATATCAACCTCAAAAAATATGCAAGAAAACCTATAATCAACATGTCTTGTTTGTTACCTTGTGAACAGGGACCAAGCTGACAATATCAGATTTTTGAAAGGGAATTGGGGAATCCATATCAAAATCCCTTGGAACAAGCTCAATTCCCACCTAGCACAGAAAGTGATGATAAGCAACAAACTGTCAATGAGAGAGAAGGAAAGAGTTTGCTGATTTAACATAAGAGTCTTATGAACCACTTCACATGAGAAGATGAATCCAGTTATGTTGATAAGGTCACCTAGGTAGCATATGAGTATGTAAAATTCTCAAGCACCATATAGCTACTTGAGCCTACTTCAACTTCACAGAGAAGGTTAAACTGAAACCCATACTTCCATGGATGTGAACAGTGAAAATATTCAAGCAGAAAACCCAGTTCATAAAATTTAGTCAAGTAAATTCCTAGAAAATAGGAATTAGAAAATATACAAATGCATGACTCCATTACCTTGTGACACAAGCCACGTAAAATTGCAAATTTCCTCACATCCTTGTAATTCAACTTGTTAGGATCCCAATCAAATCGCTTCTTCAAAAACAACTCTAGCCATTTCCACACCAATGGGTGAACTTCACGTGATTTATCTAATTCTCTATTTTCAGGAACACCAAGCAGCAAATTCAATGCACCAGCAATTGATGAAGCCATTTTCTCCTTGTCAACAGCAGAAATTACTGCCCGCAGGATGTGCTTAAAAGCTCGAACTA contains:
- the LOC114418306 gene encoding protein TSS-like — encoded protein: MAPRNSRGKAKGEKKKKEEKVLPVVIDITVKLLDETHVLKGISTDRIIDVRRLLSVNTETCYITNFSLSHEVRGPRLKDTVDVSALKPCILDLVEEDYDEDRAVAHVRRLLDIVACTTSFGPPSPKNDSGTVQKSGKSEAPPSKQSAKDAAAADLDGEISHSCPKLENFYEFFSLSHLTAPIQYVKRGSRRHVEEISEEDYLFSLDVKVCNGKVVHVEACRKGFYSVGKQRILCHNLVDLLRQLSRAFDNAFDDLLKAFSERNKFGNLPYGFRANTWLVPPVAAQSPSSFPPLPVEDETWGGNGGGLGRDGKYDLVPWANEFSFIASMPCNTAEERQVRDRKAFLLHSLFVDVAIFRAIKAIKYVMEEPKFSCSIVENNIIYTERVGDLNINVLKDVSVASYKIDTKIDRVEATGVNQKDLLERNILKGITADENTAAHDITTLGVINVRYCGYVVTVKVERGVNENVDSPSQQNIELFDQPEGGANALNINSLRLLLHNTTPPENNKPMSQIQTFESEEFGASHAFLEKLIKESLAKLEEEEPGIDYFVRWELGACWIQHLQDQNNTEKDKKLSLEKAKNEMKVEGLGKPLKALKNYKKKSDSSNTNSATEYSKFNREAESPPFPSIESQLETTEAENELVLKRILSEEAFTRLKESGTGLHCKSMHDLINLSRKYYTDVALPKLVADFGSLELSPVDGRTLTDFMHTRGLRMRSLGHVVKLSEKLSHVQSLCIHEMIVRAFKHILRAVISAVDKEKMASSIAGALNLLLGVPENRELDKSREVHPLVWKWLELFLKKRFDWDPNKLNYKDVRKFAILRGLCHKVGIELVPRDFDMDSPIPFQKSDIVSLVPVHKQAACSSADGRQLLESSKTALDKGKLEDAVTYGTKALAKLVAVCGPYHRMTAGAYSLLAVVLYHTGDFNQATIYQQKALDINERELGLDHPDTMKSYGDLAVFYYRLQHTELALKYVKRALYLLHLTCGPSHPNTAATYINVAMMEEGLGNVHVALRYLHKALKCNQRLLGADHIQTAASYHAIAIALSLMEAYPLSVQHEQTTLQILRAKLGPDDLRTQDAAAWLEYFESKAFEQQEAARNGTRKPDASIASKGHLSVSDLLDYINPNTKGRDAAAKRRSQITKVRATSYPNVGMSSSDESSKEIPKEASDEEVQIPILVGSADSEQENNSGPDLEQAILKQISDEKPQIYDEILSEAHAEGEDGWQPVQRPRSAGSYGRRLKQRRATLGKVYSYQKNVEVGSESPFVRSPNPSSRYYFLKKRTISHGSYTDDHTVNITQGTKFGRKVVKAVTYRVKSVPSTSKPCVNEKLENGDKLLSSLPEPDPTDANPVKKSIVSLGKSPSYKEVALAPPGTISKFQVYNPQSEISVSSEHDGGKHEEEDIEADRNVNVDPTPTEVNDMVKEKNDDSLSDSVDDSQDDTGVAIEGKEETQLIVAVQDNCMSAEGQSGDVEAQGAVDNSILIHAVDDHVDSSKQELDASNSSASLEPSDNTNPTSQGGEDLKVNVSPSSQSHTGGIPYKKLSASAAPFNPSPAIARAAPIAMNMTLPSGPSAVPAIGPWPVNMNVHPGPTTVLPTVAPMCSSPHHAYPSPPATPNMMQPLPFVYPPFTQPQSVAPSNYPVTSSAFHANHFTYLNPTISKFGPSAVWPGCHPVEFPLPVPIVEPIRDPISESQVLCHGSESPSSASVLPEDIDSIGDSNQGVKTLSSEISEDEAVRAGSENIKENGNMNFHGSENAGNKQNQNFGSNGSSSSSETNMDGEKTFSILIRGRRNRKQTLRMPISLLTRPNGSQSFKVIYNRVVRGSHATKSMNLSSSKDCTATA